A stretch of Lathyrus oleraceus cultivar Zhongwan6 chromosome 6, CAAS_Psat_ZW6_1.0, whole genome shotgun sequence DNA encodes these proteins:
- the LOC127094728 gene encoding uncharacterized protein LOC127094728, producing MSSPPSPRTTALTVQIVAMRDNFERLLREQGEQLQQRIDEFERRPQNSNDGSGDEEERRRRRRQGGDNLRGIKIKVPTFVGKSDPKAYLEWETKLEQIFNCHNYSNLEKVQVASIEFKEYALVWWDQLTKDRRRYAERPIDTWEEMKRIMRRRFVPSYYHRELHNKLQRLTQGSKSVEEYFKEMEVLKIRANVEEDDEATMARFLHGLNHDISDIVELHHYVEMDELVHQAIKVEQQLKRKSQARRNSTTFNSQSWKDKTKKEGASSSKEATVENKGKTITSSSSSVSTNKSVKCFKCQGQGHIASQCPTKRTMLMEENEEIVEEEDGDYDEEFEEEIPSGDLLMVRRMLGSQIKEEESTRLVSKLKLETKPHPKPYKLQWLNESVEMLVNKQVEICFKIGKYEDVVLCDVVPMEASHLLLGRPWQFDRKANHDGYSNKYSFMYHDQKINLVPLNPSEVREDQRKMREKYDQERKEKEKEKEKEKNEKKKNDKREKKQSLIAKKKRFPKKDGSWRMCTDCRAINNITIKYRHPIPRLDDRLDELFGACLFSKIDLKSGYHQIRIREGDEWKIAFKTKYGLYEWMVMPFGLTNAPSTFMRLMNHVLREFLGKFVVVYFDDILIYSKNLDDHCIHLRVVLQVLRYENLYANLEKCVFCTDHVIFLGFIVSSKGVHVDEEKVKAIREWPPPKNVSEDVGFKWGEKQEQAFAALKEKLTQAPILALPNFSKSFEIECDASNVGIGAVLLQEGHPLAYFSEKLKGAALNYSTYDKELYSLVRALQTWQHYLLPKEFVIHSDHESLKHLKGQGKLNKRHAKWVEFLEQFPYVIKHKKGKSNVVADALSRRHVLLSTLETKVFGLEHIKDLYKSDLEFFSKFLACEHIAFNGYFRHNGYLFKEKKLCVPKGSIRELLVKEAYEGGLMGHFGVSKTLEFLKEHFYWPHMKIDVQKLCERCIVCKKAKSKFMPHGLYTPLPVPEFPGLTFPWTLFWGCLEQRMHKDGKAKAEFVRKLHEQVKLQIEKKNKSYAKSANKGRKKVIFEPGDWVWIHMRKERFPSQRKSKLQPRGDGPFQVLSRINDNAYKIELPGEYGVSTTFNVADLSPFDVGNDGLNSRSNSFQEGGNDEDVIQDINDTMQSLGGPMTRARARRVNDALVHFMIKSIECMGQIEEKEPKCILIIQACDKRPNNA from the exons ATGTCTAGTCCACCTTCACCTAGAACAACAGCTTTAACGGTTCAGATCGTAGCCATGCGTGACAATTTTGAAAGATTATTAAGAGAACAAGGTGAACAACTTCAACAAAGAATTGATGAGTTCGAAAGGAGGCCCCAAAATTCTAATGATGGTAGTGGTGATGAGGAGGAAAGAAGACGTAGAAGGAGACAAGGGGGAGATAATTTGAGGGGCATAAAAATTAAAGTTCCAACTTTTGTTGGGAAGAGTGACCCGAAGGCATATCTAGAATGGGAGACTAAACTTGAACAAATTTTTAATTGTCACAATTATTCTAATCTTGAAAAAGTGCAGGTTGCTTCTATTGAGTTCAAGGAGTATGCCTTAGTTTGGTGGGATCAATTAACCAAAGATAGAAGGAGGTATGCAGAACGACCAATTGATACTTGGGAAGAGATGAAAAGAATCATGAGGAGAAGGTTTGTTCCTTCCTATTATCATAGGGAATTGCACAACAAATTGCAAAGACTCACTCAAGGTTCTAAAAGTGTTGAAGAATATTTCAAGGAGATGGAAGTTCTCAAAATTAGAGCTAATGTAGAGGAGGACGATGAAGCAACTATGGCTAGGTTTCTCCATGGTCTAAATCATGACATTAGTGACATAGTGGAACTTCATCACTATGTTGAAATGGATGAATTGGTACACCAAGCTATCAAAGTGGAACAACAACTCAAAAGAAAGAGCCAAGCAAGGAGAAATTCCACCACTTTCAATTCTCAAAGTTGGAAGGACAAAACAAAGAAGGAGGGTGCTTCATCATCTAAGGAAGCCACGGTTGAAAACAAAGGTAAAACTATTACATCTTCTTCTTCAAGTGTTTCAACTAACAAAAGTGTTAAGTGTTTCAAGTGTCAAGGCCAAGGACATATTGCATCTCAATGTCCAACAAAGAGAACTATGCTTatggaagaaaatgaagaaattGTTGAAGAGGAGGATGGTGATTATGATGAGGAGTTTGAAGAAGAAATACCTAGTGGAGATTTACTCATGGTGAGAAGAATGTTGGGAAGCCAAATAAAGGAGGAGGA AAGCACGCGTCTGGTTTCTAAACTAAAATTGGAAACAAAACCTCACCCTAAGCCTTACAAACTCCAATGGCTTAATGAAAGTGTAGAAATGCTTGTTAATAAACAAGTTGAGATTTGTTttaaaattggaaaatatgaGGATGTAGTGTTGTGTGATGTAGTACCAATGGAAGCTAGTCATTTGTTATTAGGTAGGCCTTGGCAATTTGATAGAAAAGCCAATCATGATGGGTACTCCAATAAGTACTCTTTTATGTATCATGATCAAAAGATCAACCTTGTACCGTTAAATCCTAGTGAAGTGAGAGAAGATCaaagaaaaatgagagaaaaatatgatcaagaaagaaaagaaaaagaaaaagaaaaagaaaaagaaaagaatgaaaagaaaaagaatgataaaagagaaaagaaacaaagttTAATTGCAAAAAAAAAGAGAT TCCCTAAAAAGGATGGTAGTTGGAGGATGTGCACTGATTGTAGGGCCATTAACAATATTACCATTAAATATAGGCATCCTATTCCTAGACTAGATGATAGGCTTGATGAATTGTTTGGTGCATGCTTATTttctaaaattgatttgaaaagtgGATATCACCAAATTAGAATaagggaaggggatgaatggaAAATTGCTTTTAAAACAAAATATGGTTTGTATGAGTGGATGGTTatgccttttggattaactaATGCACCTAGTACTTTCATGAGACTAATGAACCATGTGTTAAGGGAGTTCTTGGgtaagtttgttgttgtgtattttgatgatattttgatttataGCAAGAACTTAGATGATCATTGCATTCATTTAAGGGTTGTTTTGCAAGTGCTAAGATATGAAAATTTGTATGCCAACCTAGAAAAATGTGTCTTTTGCACCGATCATGTGATTTTCTTAGGTTTTATTGTGAGCTCTAAAGGAGTCCACGTTGATGAGGAAAAGGTGAAAGCCATTCGAGAGTGGCCTCCTCCCAAAAATGTAAGTGAG GATGTTGGTTTTAAATGGGGTGAAAAACAAGAGCAAGCCTTTGCTGCCCTAAAGGAAAAGCTCACCCAAGCACCAATTCTTGCATTGCCTAATTTTTCTAaatcttttgaaattgaatgtgATGCATCTAATGTGGGAATTGGAGCTGTTTTGTTGCAGGAAGGTCATCCACTTGCTTATTTTAGTGAAAAGCTAAAAGGGGCTGCCCTTAATTATTCTACATATGATAAGGAATTGTATTCCTTGGTGAGAGCTCTACAAACTTGGCAACATTACTTGCTGCCCAAAGAGTTTGTCATTCATAGTGATCACGAATCCTTGAAACATTTGAAGGGACAAGGTAAGTTGAATAAGAGGCATGCCAAGTGGGTTGAGTTTCTTGAACAATTTCCTTATGTAATCAAGCATAAGAAAGGTAAATCTAATGTTGTGGCAGATGCACTCTCAAGAAGACATGTCTTGCTTTCTACTCTTGAAACAAAAGTTTTTGGTCTTGAGCATATTAAAGATTTGTATAAAAGTGACCTtgaatttttttcaaaatttttagCTTGTGAGCATATTGCCTTCAATGGGTATTTTAGGCACAATGGCTatttatttaaagaaaaaaaactaTGTGTTCCTAAAGGTTCCATTAGAGAATTACTTGTAAAAGAGGCGTATGAGGGAGGACTAATGGGTCATTTTGGGGTTTCTAAAACTCTAGAATTCTTAAAAGAACATTTTTATTGGCCTCACATGAAAATTGATGTCCAAAAGCTTTGTGAAAGATGCATCGTGTGTAAAAAGGCTAAATCAAAATTTATGCCTCATGGTTTGTATACTCCTTTGCCTGTACCTGAATTTCCTGGATTGACATTTCCATGGACTTTGTTTTGGGGCTGCCTAGAACAAAGAATG CATAAAGATGGGAAAGCTAAGGCTGAATTTGTGAGAAAATTGCATGAACAAGTAAAATtgcaaattgaaaagaaaaataaaagttaTGCAAAAAGTGCAAACAAAGGGCGAAAGAAAGTTATTTTTGAACCCGGGGATTGGGTTTGGATACATATGAGAAAAGAGAGATTCCCATCACAAAGGAAGTCCAAACTTCAACCTAGGGGAGATGGACCATTTCAAGTACTTTCAAGGATCAATGACAATGCCTACAAAATAGAACTTCCAGGTGAGTATGGGGTAAGTACTACTTTTAATGTGGCTGATTTATCTCCTTTTGATGTAGGTAATGATGGTCTAAACTCAAGGTCGAATTCTTTTCAAGAAGGAGGGAATGATGAGGACGTAATCCAAGACATAAATGATACAATGCAAAGCTTAGGAGGTCCTATGACAAGGGCACGTGCAAGAAGAGTCAATGATGCTTTAGTTCACTTCATGATCAAGTCAATAGAATGCATGGGCCAGATTGAAGAAAAAGAGCCCAAGTGTATTCTTATCATCCAAGCATGTGATAAAAGGCCCaataatgcataa